One Paraburkholderia sp. IMGN_8 DNA window includes the following coding sequences:
- a CDS encoding ATP-binding protein — translation MDTSTVVPFSAHIPPSLVRHGFVTPAASASSAEVTAQHAASASGSTPASLRRRGAQQSAPQSAAERELARLHARVRELSAELVQAQEAACRHVARELHDGVGAELTATRFALAGVETWLPADAPPQCAAALEVANRSLDAVCTASRQAVAELHAPSLDAGIVGALAQWAGDFATRTRLRTSFVCATDVRLTRLPADAALAVFRVAQEALNNIAKHARAEAADVRLETSRRYLTLIVSDDGIGLARNARSRRGHFGLSSMRARCAAFDGTLRVGARSTGARRGESGNSMRGTTVYARFAWDAILASAPDTERRALQS, via the coding sequence ATGGATACGTCGACTGTCGTCCCGTTCAGTGCGCACATTCCGCCCTCTCTGGTCCGTCATGGATTCGTTACGCCCGCAGCGAGCGCCTCCTCGGCCGAGGTCACGGCCCAGCATGCCGCTTCGGCATCCGGTTCGACGCCCGCGTCGCTGCGCCGCCGCGGCGCGCAGCAGTCCGCGCCGCAATCCGCCGCCGAGCGCGAACTTGCACGGCTGCACGCCCGCGTGCGCGAACTGTCGGCTGAACTCGTGCAGGCGCAGGAAGCGGCCTGCCGCCATGTGGCGCGCGAACTGCACGACGGCGTGGGCGCAGAACTGACAGCCACGCGCTTTGCGCTCGCCGGCGTCGAAACCTGGCTACCCGCCGACGCGCCGCCGCAATGCGCCGCCGCGCTCGAAGTCGCGAACCGTTCGCTCGACGCTGTCTGCACCGCGAGCCGTCAGGCCGTGGCTGAGTTGCATGCGCCGTCGCTGGATGCGGGCATCGTCGGTGCGCTGGCGCAATGGGCCGGCGACTTCGCCACGCGCACTCGACTGCGCACGAGTTTCGTCTGCGCCACCGACGTGCGGCTCACACGGCTGCCCGCCGACGCGGCGCTCGCCGTGTTCCGCGTCGCCCAGGAAGCGCTGAACAATATCGCCAAACACGCGCGCGCCGAAGCCGCCGACGTGCGGCTCGAAACCAGCCGCCGTTATCTGACGCTGATCGTCAGCGACGACGGTATCGGCCTGGCGCGCAACGCCCGCAGCCGTCGCGGCCATTTCGGCCTGAGCAGCATGCGGGCGCGCTGCGCCGCCTTCGACGGCACACTGCGCGTCGGCGCCCGGAGCACGGGTGCCCGCCGCGGCGAGAGCGGCAACTCAATGCGCGGCACGACTGTGTATGCACGCTTTGCGTGGGATGCGATCCTGGCGAGCGCGCCGGACACTGAACGCCGCGCGCTTCAATCGTGA
- a CDS encoding endonuclease/exonuclease/phosphatase family protein, producing the protein MRNPEELIRENVAPKDFIAVSWNLHKGRTPLGFQAWQAMQRWVQSTHADAYFLQEAMARRMPSPVLSPGFGALHTADPLSDVWHCQATEIARALELEIALGPNVFKPSWRHGNAILSPHPLDLGGRWDISAHRFEKRGLLVARATFGGHSVTLLCAHLALTRSARLRQMNWIAHWIAKEAPEGPLVLAGDFNDWRNDSVPLFREHGLQEVATLLGESGRTFPAFSPALALDKMFVRGMQPIEWIQPTQETAWLSDHLPYMARLRVE; encoded by the coding sequence ATGCGAAACCCCGAAGAATTGATCCGCGAGAACGTAGCGCCCAAGGATTTCATTGCGGTGAGCTGGAACCTGCATAAAGGCCGCACGCCGCTCGGCTTTCAGGCCTGGCAGGCGATGCAGCGCTGGGTTCAGTCGACCCACGCGGACGCGTACTTTTTGCAGGAAGCGATGGCGCGACGGATGCCGTCGCCGGTGCTCTCGCCCGGCTTCGGCGCGCTTCACACCGCCGATCCGTTGAGCGACGTCTGGCACTGCCAGGCCACCGAGATTGCGCGCGCGCTGGAACTGGAAATCGCGCTTGGGCCGAATGTCTTCAAGCCGTCGTGGCGGCATGGCAATGCGATTCTGTCGCCGCATCCGCTCGATCTCGGCGGACGCTGGGATATTTCCGCGCATCGCTTCGAAAAGCGCGGCTTGCTGGTGGCGCGGGCGACCTTCGGCGGTCACTCGGTCACGCTGCTGTGCGCGCATCTGGCGCTCACGCGCTCGGCGCGTTTGCGGCAGATGAACTGGATCGCCCACTGGATCGCGAAGGAAGCGCCCGAAGGTCCGCTGGTTCTCGCCGGCGACTTCAACGACTGGCGCAACGACTCGGTGCCGCTATTCCGCGAGCATGGTTTACAGGAAGTGGCGACGCTGCTCGGCGAATCGGGCCGCACATTTCCGGCCTTCTCACCGGCGCTCGCGCTCGACAAGATGTTTGTACGCGGCATGCAGCCGATCGAATGGATCCAGCCGACCCAGGAAACGGCGTGGCTGTCGGATCACTTGCCGTATATGGCTCGCTTGCGGGTCGAATGA
- a CDS encoding (2Fe-2S)-binding protein → MAISISLTVNGAPISASIEPNTLLVQFLRDQLRLTGTHIGCDTAQCGACTVHLNGRSIKSCNILAVQAEGAEVTTIEGLAKDGALHPMQAAFKHCHGLQCGFCTPGMVMSAISLVQRQPDLTSDDVRAQLDGNLCRCTGYHNIVKAVLEGAAGMKSSGTAHAGASATAQATA, encoded by the coding sequence ATGGCGATCAGCATCAGTCTGACGGTGAACGGCGCGCCCATCAGCGCCTCAATCGAACCTAACACCCTGCTTGTCCAGTTCCTTCGCGATCAACTCCGCCTCACCGGCACGCACATCGGTTGCGATACTGCCCAGTGCGGCGCATGCACAGTCCACCTGAACGGCCGCTCGATCAAATCCTGCAACATCCTCGCGGTCCAGGCCGAAGGCGCAGAAGTCACCACCATCGAAGGGCTCGCCAAAGACGGCGCCCTGCATCCGATGCAAGCGGCTTTCAAACACTGCCACGGGTTGCAGTGCGGCTTCTGTACACCAGGCATGGTGATGAGCGCCATCTCGCTCGTCCAGCGTCAACCCGATCTCACCAGTGACGACGTGCGCGCCCAGCTCGACGGCAATCTGTGCCGCTGTACGGGATATCACAACATCGTCAAAGCCGTGCTCGAAGGCGCGGCCGGTATGAAGTCCTCCGGCACGGCCCACGCCGGCGCGTCGGCCACCGCCCAAGCGACCGCCTGA
- a CDS encoding MoxR family ATPase yields the protein MQPASIDDTLAQLAAQNYFASRELATALYLALRMERPLFVEGEPGVGKTELAKAAAGMLGTSMLRLQCYEGLDTASALYEWDYPRQIMALRLAEAAGERPANDTLYRGEFLLKRPLLQALMPDENHPDARRVLLIDEIDRADEPFEAFLLELLSDFQVSIPEYGTVRAAQPPLVVMTSNRTREVHDALKRRCLYQWIGYPERDRELEIVAARAPQTSAELQRRAVDFVHRLRGMDLFKAPGIAETIDWCRALEALSVTELDPQSVQNTLGVLLKYQDDLARVDAAQIAQCLSLPG from the coding sequence ATGCAGCCTGCTTCAATCGACGACACCCTCGCGCAACTCGCCGCCCAGAACTATTTCGCCAGCCGCGAGCTGGCTACCGCGTTGTATCTCGCGCTTCGTATGGAGCGGCCGTTGTTCGTCGAAGGCGAACCGGGCGTCGGCAAGACCGAACTCGCCAAGGCGGCGGCTGGCATGCTCGGCACCTCGATGCTGCGGCTGCAATGCTACGAAGGACTCGACACCGCCAGCGCGCTCTACGAGTGGGACTACCCGCGGCAGATCATGGCACTGCGTCTGGCCGAAGCCGCCGGCGAGCGGCCTGCGAACGACACGCTGTATCGCGGCGAATTCCTGCTGAAGCGTCCGCTGTTGCAAGCGCTGATGCCCGACGAAAATCATCCGGACGCGCGGCGCGTGCTGCTGATCGACGAGATCGACCGTGCCGACGAGCCGTTCGAAGCGTTCCTGCTCGAACTGCTTTCGGACTTCCAGGTATCGATTCCCGAGTACGGCACGGTGCGCGCAGCGCAGCCGCCGCTCGTCGTGATGACGTCGAACCGGACGCGCGAAGTGCACGATGCGTTGAAGCGCCGTTGTCTGTATCAATGGATCGGCTATCCCGAGCGCGATCGTGAGCTGGAGATCGTCGCCGCGCGGGCGCCGCAAACGTCCGCGGAACTGCAACGGCGCGCCGTCGATTTCGTGCATCGGCTGCGCGGCATGGATCTGTTCAAGGCGCCCGGCATCGCCGAAACGATCGACTGGTGCCGTGCGCTGGAGGCGCTGTCGGTGACCGAACTCGATCCACAATCGGTGCAGAACACCCTCGGTGTGCTGCTCAAGTATCAGGACGATCTGGCGCGCGTCGATGCCGCGCAGATTGCACAATGTCTCTCGCTGCCGGGGTAA
- a CDS encoding amino acid permease produces MSLFRKKSVEHMLVASAQSAGLKKALGALDLTFLGVGAIIGTGIFVLTGTGAVQAGPALMIAFLIAALACGFAALAYAEFASTIPVAGSIYTYSYATLGELAAWIIGWDLMLEYGLATSAVSVGWSGYLQSLLSGFGIALPVALSAAPGALPGHETFFNLPAFLVMMAITALLSVGVRESARINNIMVAIKVVVVLLVIAVGVFHVTPANWHPFMPNGWNGVFGAAAVMFFAFIGFDSVSSAAEEVKNPKRDLPIGIIASLGVCAVLYVAVAAVVTGIVPSAQFANISHPVSYALQVAGQKWVAGFIDLGAVLGMLTVILVMAYGQTRVIFAMSRDGLLPARLSRVHPRFATPFFTTWMVGIFFGLIGALVPLNVLAELINIGTLAAFSMVSIAVLVLRRTHPELPRAFRCPGVPVVPVVAVASCLFLMVNLQAVTWIAFVVWLLIGMVIYFGYSRRHSKLAR; encoded by the coding sequence ATGTCCCTGTTTCGCAAGAAGAGCGTCGAACATATGCTCGTGGCGAGCGCTCAAAGCGCCGGCCTTAAAAAAGCGCTCGGCGCGCTCGATCTGACCTTCCTCGGCGTCGGCGCCATTATCGGCACTGGCATTTTCGTGCTGACCGGCACGGGCGCGGTCCAGGCCGGCCCGGCGCTGATGATCGCGTTCCTGATCGCGGCGCTCGCGTGCGGCTTTGCAGCACTCGCGTACGCCGAATTCGCGTCGACGATTCCGGTCGCGGGTTCTATCTACACGTACTCGTACGCGACGCTCGGCGAACTGGCCGCATGGATCATCGGCTGGGACTTGATGCTCGAGTATGGGCTGGCGACTTCGGCCGTGTCGGTCGGCTGGTCCGGCTATCTGCAATCGCTGCTGTCGGGCTTTGGCATTGCGCTGCCGGTGGCGCTGTCGGCGGCGCCTGGCGCTTTGCCTGGGCATGAGACGTTCTTCAATCTGCCTGCTTTCCTCGTGATGATGGCAATCACTGCGTTGTTGTCGGTCGGCGTGCGCGAATCCGCGCGGATCAACAACATCATGGTGGCGATCAAGGTTGTCGTGGTGTTGCTGGTGATCGCGGTCGGCGTGTTCCACGTGACGCCGGCCAACTGGCATCCGTTCATGCCGAACGGCTGGAACGGCGTGTTCGGCGCCGCGGCGGTGATGTTCTTCGCGTTCATCGGTTTCGATTCGGTTTCTTCCGCTGCGGAAGAAGTGAAGAATCCCAAGCGCGACCTGCCGATTGGGATCATTGCCTCGCTGGGCGTTTGCGCGGTGTTGTATGTGGCCGTGGCGGCCGTTGTCACGGGGATCGTGCCGTCGGCGCAGTTCGCCAATATTTCGCACCCTGTGTCTTATGCGTTGCAGGTTGCGGGTCAGAAATGGGTGGCGGGCTTTATCGACCTTGGCGCCGTGCTTGGCATGCTGACCGTGATTCTGGTGATGGCTTACGGCCAGACACGGGTGATCTTCGCGATGTCTCGGGATGGGTTGTTGCCTGCGCGGCTTTCTCGTGTGCATCCCCGGTTTGCTACGCCTTTCTTTACCACGTGGATGGTCGGGATTTTCTTCGGGTTGATTGGCGCTTTGGTGCCTTTGAATGTGCTTGCTGAGCTGATCAATATCGGCACGTTGGCCGCGTTTTCGATGGTGTCGATTGCTGTTCTTGTTTTGCGTAGAACGCATCCTGAGTTGCCTCGGGCGTTTCGCTGCCCTGGCGTGCCGGTTGTGCCGGTGGTGGCTGTTGCCTCTTGTCTGTTTTTGATGGTCAATCTGCAGGCGGTTACCTGGATTGCTTTTGTGGTTTGGCTTCTTATTGGAATGGTGATTTATTTTGGCTATTCGCGGAGGCATTCCAAGTTAGCGAGGTAG
- a CDS encoding xanthine dehydrogenase family protein molybdopterin-binding subunit, with amino-acid sequence MNAPETHGLIGASVERKEDYRFLTGHGQYTDDVVLPQQTYAVFLRSPHAHAKINSIDTAAAKQSPGVIAIFTGADMAAENVGGLPCGWLIHSTDGKPMNEPPHPVIAHTKARHVGDQVALVIADSIKAAKDAAELIEVDYDVLPAVVDTAHAADPGQPAVHDEVPGNVCYNWGHGDKAATDAAFAKAAHVTTLDIVNNRLIPNAIEPRAVNASYSSQDDSYTVYVANQNPHVERLLMAAFVLSLPESKLRIIAPDVGGGFGSKIFLYAEDVALTWASKKIRRPVKWTAERSEAFLSDAHGRDHVTKAELAMDADGKFLAMRIHTTANMGAYLSTFASSVPTILYATLLAGQYATPAIYAEVKAVFTNTVPVDAYRGAGRPEATYVVERLVETAAREMKLDPAEIRRRNFIRTFPYATPVGLTYDTGDYDTILARSLELADVKGFEARRQESEKNGKRRGLGYSCYIEACGLAPSNIAGALGARAGLFEVGQIRVHPTGSVTVFTGSHSHGQGHETTFAQVVADRLGIALESVEIVHGDTGRIPFGMGTYGSRSIAVGGSAIMKALDKIEAKAKKIAAHLLEAAAEDIEFKDGIFRVAGTDRTKAFADISLAAYVPHNYPLDVLEPGLEESAFYDPSNFTYPAGAYICEIEVDPDTGVSQIQQFTAVDDFGNVINPMIVEGQVHGGLAQGIGQAMLERCVYDNESGQLLSGSYMDYAMPHASDLPDFTVETAKGTPCTHNPLGVKGCGEAGAIGSPPAVINAIIDALAPLGVTDLQMPATPHRVWSAIQAAKQPN; translated from the coding sequence ATGAACGCCCCCGAAACACATGGCCTGATCGGCGCATCCGTAGAACGTAAGGAAGACTATCGGTTCCTGACCGGCCACGGCCAATACACCGACGACGTCGTCCTGCCTCAGCAAACCTACGCGGTGTTCCTGCGCTCGCCGCACGCACACGCGAAAATCAACAGCATCGATACCGCCGCGGCCAAACAGTCGCCCGGCGTGATCGCGATCTTCACCGGCGCTGACATGGCCGCTGAAAACGTCGGCGGCCTGCCGTGCGGCTGGCTGATTCACAGCACCGACGGCAAGCCGATGAACGAGCCGCCCCATCCGGTGATCGCGCACACGAAAGCGCGCCACGTCGGCGATCAGGTCGCACTCGTGATCGCCGATTCGATCAAGGCCGCGAAAGACGCCGCCGAACTGATCGAGGTCGACTACGACGTGCTGCCCGCCGTGGTCGACACCGCGCATGCAGCGGATCCCGGTCAGCCGGCGGTCCACGACGAAGTGCCCGGCAACGTCTGCTACAACTGGGGTCACGGCGATAAGGCCGCGACCGACGCCGCATTCGCCAAAGCCGCGCACGTTACCACGCTCGATATCGTCAACAACCGCCTGATCCCGAATGCGATCGAACCACGCGCGGTCAACGCGAGTTATTCATCGCAAGACGACAGCTACACGGTCTACGTCGCGAATCAGAATCCGCACGTGGAACGATTGCTAATGGCCGCATTCGTACTATCGCTGCCGGAATCGAAACTGCGCATCATCGCGCCGGACGTCGGCGGCGGCTTTGGGTCGAAAATCTTCCTGTACGCCGAAGACGTCGCGCTGACGTGGGCGTCGAAGAAGATTCGCCGTCCTGTCAAATGGACCGCCGAGCGCTCGGAAGCTTTCCTGTCGGATGCGCACGGCCGCGATCACGTGACCAAAGCTGAACTGGCGATGGATGCCGACGGCAAGTTCCTGGCAATGCGAATCCATACGACCGCCAACATGGGCGCGTATCTGTCGACGTTCGCGTCGAGCGTGCCGACCATCCTGTACGCGACGCTGCTCGCCGGACAGTACGCGACGCCCGCCATCTATGCCGAGGTGAAAGCGGTCTTCACCAACACCGTACCCGTCGACGCGTATCGCGGCGCGGGCCGTCCCGAAGCGACGTACGTCGTCGAGCGTCTGGTCGAAACCGCCGCTCGCGAGATGAAACTCGATCCCGCGGAAATCCGCCGCCGCAATTTCATTCGCACGTTTCCGTATGCGACGCCGGTCGGCCTCACCTACGATACCGGCGACTACGACACCATCCTGGCACGCTCGCTCGAACTGGCGGACGTAAAAGGCTTCGAGGCACGCAGACAGGAATCCGAAAAGAACGGTAAGCGCCGCGGCCTCGGTTACTCGTGCTACATCGAAGCGTGCGGTTTGGCGCCGTCGAACATCGCGGGCGCATTGGGCGCACGGGCGGGGCTGTTCGAAGTCGGCCAGATTCGCGTGCATCCGACCGGCTCGGTTACCGTGTTCACCGGTTCGCACAGTCACGGTCAGGGCCATGAGACAACCTTCGCGCAAGTGGTGGCGGACCGGCTCGGCATTGCGCTGGAAAGCGTCGAGATCGTCCACGGCGACACCGGCCGCATTCCGTTCGGCATGGGCACGTATGGTTCGCGCTCGATCGCGGTCGGCGGCTCGGCGATCATGAAGGCGCTCGACAAGATCGAAGCCAAAGCGAAGAAGATCGCCGCGCATCTGCTCGAAGCCGCAGCGGAAGACATCGAGTTCAAAGACGGCATATTCCGCGTCGCGGGCACCGATCGCACCAAGGCGTTCGCCGACATCTCGCTCGCCGCTTATGTGCCGCACAACTACCCGCTCGACGTACTCGAACCGGGCCTAGAGGAAAGCGCGTTCTACGATCCGAGCAACTTCACGTATCCGGCGGGCGCCTATATCTGCGAGATCGAGGTCGATCCGGATACGGGCGTGTCCCAAATCCAGCAATTCACCGCGGTCGACGATTTCGGCAACGTGATCAACCCGATGATCGTCGAAGGCCAGGTGCACGGCGGGCTCGCGCAGGGCATCGGTCAGGCGATGCTGGAACGCTGCGTGTACGACAACGAGAGTGGCCAGTTGCTGTCCGGCTCGTACATGGACTACGCGATGCCGCATGCCTCCGATCTGCCGGATTTCACCGTCGAAACCGCGAAGGGCACACCGTGCACGCACAATCCGCTCGGCGTGAAAGGCTGCGGCGAGGCGGGCGCGATCGGCTCGCCGCCGGCGGTGATCAACGCGATCATCGACGCGCTCGCGCCGCTCGGCGTAACCGATCTGCAAATGCCGGCGACGCCGCATCGCGTGTGGTCCGCGATTCAAGCCGCCAAGCAACCCAACTGA
- a CDS encoding VWA domain-containing protein, whose amino-acid sequence MTQSTDAANGASANDTHQTGDAGAPILARNVVHFVRVLRGAGLPMSPAQAADALAALHWIDLGRRDDVRAALAALLVSAPDERDLFDAAFDLFWRDPDWEGKLRALLLPKVRDGLPPPKRNNRLADALAVRTPPAPHGKHPRETEQHELHAHVTFSAEERLRHRDFDTLSADEWRTLRHLIRGQRLPLATEPTRRLKAASRGTHADLRASARHAVRAGGDWTVWKYRAVVERKPPLVLLLDISGSMSSYSRAVLYFCHALLQSRERLQVFLFGTRLTNATRALRERDPDVAIATLTEQVVDWSGGTRIGAALAEFNRRWARRVLTGRATVLLVTDGLDHEAIDVLDTEMARLHRFAHRIVWLNPLLRFSGFSPKARGIQAILPYVDAHRPVHNLDSLAAFGRDLAQLTRAPRLPVSATTTAGAMPWN is encoded by the coding sequence ATGACCCAGTCAACGGACGCCGCCAACGGCGCTTCGGCAAACGACACCCATCAAACCGGCGACGCCGGCGCTCCGATCCTGGCCCGCAACGTCGTGCATTTTGTGCGCGTGCTGCGCGGCGCGGGCTTGCCGATGTCGCCCGCGCAAGCCGCCGATGCGCTCGCCGCGTTGCACTGGATCGATCTCGGCCGGCGCGACGACGTGCGCGCCGCCCTCGCCGCCTTATTGGTCTCCGCACCGGACGAACGCGATCTGTTCGACGCCGCGTTCGATCTCTTCTGGCGCGACCCTGACTGGGAAGGCAAACTGCGTGCGCTCCTGTTGCCGAAAGTCCGCGACGGCTTGCCGCCGCCCAAGCGCAACAACCGTCTCGCCGACGCACTCGCGGTGCGCACGCCGCCAGCGCCGCACGGCAAGCACCCGCGGGAAACCGAGCAGCATGAACTGCACGCGCACGTCACCTTCAGCGCGGAGGAGCGGCTACGTCATCGCGATTTCGACACCCTTTCCGCCGATGAATGGCGCACGCTGCGTCATCTGATCCGCGGCCAGCGTCTGCCGCTCGCCACCGAGCCGACGCGCCGCCTGAAGGCGGCCTCGCGCGGCACGCATGCGGACTTGCGCGCGAGCGCCCGGCACGCCGTGCGTGCGGGCGGCGACTGGACGGTGTGGAAGTATCGGGCGGTGGTCGAACGCAAACCGCCGCTGGTGTTGCTGCTCGACATCTCCGGCTCGATGAGCAGCTATTCGCGCGCGGTGCTGTACTTCTGCCATGCGCTTTTGCAATCGCGCGAGCGCTTGCAGGTGTTTCTGTTCGGCACGCGTCTGACCAATGCGACGCGCGCGCTGCGCGAGCGCGATCCCGACGTGGCGATCGCCACGCTCACCGAGCAGGTGGTCGACTGGTCGGGCGGCACACGCATTGGCGCGGCGCTCGCCGAATTCAATCGACGTTGGGCACGCCGCGTGCTGACCGGCAGAGCTACGGTGCTCCTCGTGACCGACGGCCTCGATCATGAGGCAATCGACGTGCTCGACACCGAAATGGCCCGCCTGCACCGCTTCGCCCACCGCATTGTCTGGCTCAATCCACTGCTGCGGTTTAGCGGCTTTTCACCGAAGGCGCGCGGCATACAGGCGATCCTGCCGTATGTCGACGCGCATCGTCCGGTTCATAATCTAGACAGTCTGGCAGCGTTCGGCCGCGACCTCGCGCAACTCACGCGTGCGCCTCGTCTACCCGTATCCGCCACGACAACAGCAGGAGCAATGCCATGGAATTGA
- a CDS encoding ferredoxin--NADP reductase, whose amino-acid sequence MSNLNPQTVLSVHHWTDTLFSFTCTRDPSFRFENGQFTMVGLEVEGKPLIRAYSLASANYEEHLEFLSIKVQDGPLTSRLQHLKVGDEVLIGKKPVGTLMADNLLPGKTLWLLSTGTGLAPFMSIIKDPDIYDRYERVILTHTCRFVDELAYKEYITDHLPAHEHLGELVQEKLLYYPTVTREAFQNRGRITELIETEKLFADLGVPGFSLENDRVMLCGSPHMLRDTRELLDKLGFEEGSNNSPGHYVVEKAFVG is encoded by the coding sequence ATGAGCAACCTGAATCCACAAACCGTCCTGAGCGTCCATCACTGGACCGATACGCTTTTCAGCTTCACCTGCACGCGCGATCCGTCGTTCCGTTTTGAAAACGGGCAGTTCACGATGGTGGGCCTCGAAGTCGAAGGCAAGCCGCTGATCCGCGCCTACAGCCTCGCGAGTGCGAACTATGAAGAGCACCTCGAATTCCTGAGCATCAAGGTGCAGGACGGCCCGCTCACGTCGCGTTTGCAGCATCTGAAGGTCGGCGACGAAGTGCTGATCGGCAAGAAGCCGGTCGGCACGCTGATGGCCGACAACCTGCTGCCGGGCAAGACGCTGTGGCTGCTGTCCACCGGCACGGGTCTCGCGCCATTCATGTCGATCATCAAGGATCCGGACATTTACGACCGCTACGAGCGCGTGATCCTGACCCACACCTGCCGTTTCGTCGACGAACTGGCGTACAAGGAATACATCACGGATCATCTGCCGGCTCACGAACATCTGGGCGAGCTGGTGCAGGAAAAGCTGCTGTATTACCCGACCGTCACGCGTGAAGCGTTCCAGAACCGTGGCCGCATCACTGAACTGATCGAAACCGAAAAGCTGTTCGCCGACCTCGGCGTGCCGGGCTTCTCGCTCGAAAACGACCGCGTGATGCTGTGCGGTAGCCCGCACATGCTGCGCGACACGCGCGAACTGCTGGACAAGCTCGGCTTCGAGGAAGGCAGCAACAATTCGCCGGGTCACTACGTGGTCGAAAAGGCGTTTGTGGGCTAA
- a CDS encoding xanthine dehydrogenase family protein subunit M has product MYAFEYQRATDPKGAAAAIAADSNAKFIAGGQSLLPTMRLRLAQPSQLIDVTRIPALKSITVDAKTVTIGAAVCHADVAEHAALRRVLPALADLASHIGDRQVRALGTIGGSLANNDPAACYPAAAMGLDATIVTDRRRISSSDFFVGMYETALAPDELITAVEFPVPERAAYEKFDNPASHFALVGVFVAKFASGVRVAVTGAAASVFRVPELENALTANFTPEAARAVTVSAADLSTDMHASAEYRAHLIPVLAARAVVRANG; this is encoded by the coding sequence ATGTATGCATTCGAGTATCAACGCGCGACGGATCCCAAAGGGGCCGCCGCGGCCATCGCAGCCGATAGCAACGCGAAATTTATCGCCGGTGGACAAAGCCTGTTGCCGACCATGCGCCTGCGTCTCGCGCAACCGTCGCAACTGATCGACGTCACGCGGATTCCGGCGCTCAAATCGATCACCGTCGATGCGAAAACGGTGACCATCGGCGCCGCCGTCTGTCACGCGGACGTGGCGGAGCACGCCGCGCTTCGGCGCGTGTTGCCCGCGCTCGCTGATCTCGCCTCGCACATCGGCGATCGCCAGGTGCGTGCGCTCGGCACGATCGGCGGCTCGCTCGCGAACAACGATCCGGCGGCATGCTATCCGGCTGCGGCGATGGGTCTGGACGCGACCATCGTCACGGACCGGCGGCGGATTTCGTCGAGCGATTTCTTTGTCGGCATGTACGAGACCGCATTGGCGCCCGACGAGCTGATCACCGCCGTCGAGTTTCCGGTGCCCGAACGTGCGGCATACGAGAAATTCGACAATCCGGCTTCGCACTTTGCGCTGGTCGGCGTGTTCGTCGCGAAGTTCGCGAGCGGCGTGCGCGTCGCGGTGACGGGCGCGGCGGCTTCGGTATTTCGCGTGCCGGAACTGGAAAACGCGCTCACGGCGAATTTCACACCGGAGGCCGCGCGCGCGGTCACCGTGTCGGCGGCCGATCTGAGCACGGACATGCACGCGAGCGCCGAATATCGCGCGCATCTGATTCCGGTGCTGGCGGCGCGAGCGGTGGTGAGGGCGAACGGTTAG
- the rqpR gene encoding response regulator transcription factor RqpR (The RqpSR system (Regulating Quorum sensing and Pathogenicity Sensor kinase and Response regulator) co-occurs with and modulates the expression of cis-2-dodecenoic acid quorum-sensing systems.), protein MSLRILLADDHAVVRQGVRQLLLDRGVAREVTEAQSGAEALDAVGKHSYDVVLLDISLPDINGVEVLKRLKRKAPRVAVLMFSMYREDQYAVRALKAGAAGYLSKTVDAAQMISAIQQVAAGRKYVSPAMAEALADYVSFDGEQLPHEKLSDREYQTLCMLASGKRLTDIATTLSLSVKTVSVYRTRLLEKMKLRNNAELTFYVMSNRLVDLNPAMAG, encoded by the coding sequence ATGAGCCTGCGCATCCTGCTCGCCGACGACCACGCGGTGGTCCGCCAAGGCGTCCGTCAGTTGCTGCTCGACCGCGGCGTGGCGCGCGAAGTCACCGAGGCGCAAAGCGGCGCCGAGGCGCTCGACGCAGTCGGCAAACACAGCTACGACGTGGTGCTGCTCGACATTTCGCTGCCCGACATCAACGGCGTCGAAGTGCTCAAGCGTCTGAAACGCAAAGCGCCGCGCGTGGCCGTGCTGATGTTCTCGATGTACCGCGAAGACCAGTACGCCGTGCGCGCACTGAAGGCGGGCGCCGCCGGCTACCTGTCGAAAACCGTCGACGCCGCGCAGATGATTAGCGCGATCCAGCAGGTCGCGGCGGGCCGCAAATACGTCAGCCCGGCAATGGCCGAAGCGCTGGCCGACTACGTGTCATTCGACGGCGAGCAATTGCCGCACGAAAAGCTCTCCGATCGCGAATATCAGACGCTATGCATGCTGGCGTCGGGCAAGCGCCTGACCGACATCGCCACTACGCTATCGCTGTCGGTGAAGACCGTCAGCGTGTACCGGACCCGGCTGCTCGAAAAGATGAAGCTGCGCAACAACGCGGAGCTGACCTTCTATGTGATGAGCAACCGTCTCGTCGACCTGAATCCGGCGATGGCGGGCTGA